A stretch of the Gemmatimonadota bacterium genome encodes the following:
- a CDS encoding response regulator: protein MPFEQGSPTASDIVLPPAQTQRPEGARGVVLVIDDESGVLGAVGRILTKFGYRPLLALDGVEGLRLFNEHADEIDVVVLDWHLPAQSGQDTLAALRSRQPDVRVVLATGDHDAELTSLERTHIACLLLKPFSVAELMMAVGTLAAA from the coding sequence GTGCCGTTCGAGCAAGGAAGCCCGACTGCCAGCGACATCGTTCTACCGCCCGCCCAAACGCAGCGCCCTGAGGGCGCTCGCGGGGTCGTCTTGGTTATTGATGACGAATCGGGTGTGCTCGGTGCCGTAGGGCGTATTCTCACCAAGTTCGGTTACCGTCCCCTTTTGGCGCTCGACGGCGTCGAAGGGCTCCGACTCTTCAACGAGCACGCCGACGAAATAGACGTCGTGGTGCTCGACTGGCACCTCCCAGCCCAATCCGGCCAGGACACGCTCGCGGCGCTACGAAGCCGTCAGCCCGATGTTCGGGTGGTGCTCGCCACCGGTGACCACGACGCCGAACTGACGTCGCTGGAGCGCACCCACATCGCTTGTCTGCTTCTCAAACCGTTTTCGGTTGCGGAGCTCATGATGGCGGTCGGAACGCTCGCGGCCGCGTAG
- the rplT gene encoding 50S ribosomal protein L20 yields the protein MPRVKSNVVRLKRKKQVMKAAKGAFGGRSKLWKAAKETVERGWVYAYRDRKAKKRDFRKLWIIRINAAAHAHEMSYNTFMHGLKKAGIEVDRKILSDLAISDPAAFTLLAEKARAALAAA from the coding sequence ATGCCACGCGTAAAATCGAACGTCGTACGCCTCAAGCGTAAGAAGCAGGTCATGAAGGCCGCCAAGGGTGCCTTTGGCGGACGCAGCAAGCTCTGGAAGGCCGCAAAGGAAACCGTCGAGCGCGGTTGGGTCTATGCCTACCGGGATCGTAAGGCGAAGAAGCGCGATTTCCGGAAGCTGTGGATCATCCGCATCAACGCGGCGGCCCACGCGCACGAAATGAGCTACAACACCTTCATGCACGGCCTCAAGAAGGCCGGTATCGAAGTGGATCGTAAGATCCTTTCCGACCTGGCGATTTCCGACCCGGCCGCGTTTACGCTGCTCGCCGAAAAGGCGCGCGCCGCTCTCGCTGCTGCGTAA
- a CDS encoding cell division protein ZapA, whose amino-acid sequence MSAPKHSTKISIYGEEYTIKSDATPEHTRAVADHVDQAIRGVMASGAVVDANRAAILAALSITDALFKERAGNVEMAQQMEALSGELRRWLPPAKRGA is encoded by the coding sequence ATGAGCGCGCCCAAGCACAGCACCAAAATCAGCATCTACGGCGAAGAGTACACCATCAAGAGCGACGCCACGCCGGAGCACACGCGAGCGGTGGCGGATCACGTGGATCAGGCGATTCGCGGCGTGATGGCCAGCGGAGCCGTGGTGGATGCGAATCGCGCGGCCATTCTCGCCGCGCTCTCGATCACCGATGCGCTGTTCAAGGAGCGCGCGGGCAACGTTGAGATGGCGCAGCAAATGGAAGCGCTCTCGGGCGAACTGCGCCGCTGGCTCCCGCCCGCCAAACGCGGCGCCTAA
- the infC gene encoding translation initiation factor IF-3, whose protein sequence is MQDTTKRGPRVNRQIRISPVRVIGADGSQLGIMEVDVALSQAVELGLDLVEVAAAARPPVVRIMDFGKYKFEMAKQARIAKKKQHVILLKEVKYRPGIEIHDFDTKTRHARTFIEEGNKVKVTLMFRGRQIAHPELGRAVVERVAQALADIAKIETDARLEGKALTMILTPK, encoded by the coding sequence ATTCAGGACACCACGAAGCGGGGCCCCCGCGTCAATCGACAGATCCGCATCAGCCCGGTTCGCGTAATCGGCGCCGATGGTTCGCAGCTCGGCATCATGGAAGTAGACGTCGCGCTGTCACAAGCGGTGGAGTTGGGACTCGATCTCGTCGAGGTCGCCGCAGCGGCACGACCGCCCGTTGTCCGCATCATGGACTTCGGCAAGTACAAGTTCGAAATGGCGAAGCAGGCCCGGATCGCCAAAAAGAAGCAGCATGTGATTCTGCTCAAGGAAGTGAAGTACCGTCCCGGCATTGAGATTCACGACTTCGACACGAAGACGCGCCATGCGCGCACCTTCATCGAAGAAGGGAACAAGGTGAAGGTGACGCTGATGTTTCGAGGCCGCCAGATCGCGCATCCCGAGCTTGGGCGTGCGGTGGTCGAGCGGGTAGCCCAGGCCTTGGCCGACATCGCAAAGATCGAGACCGATGCGCGGCTGGAAGGAAAGGCCCTGACCATGATTCTCACGCCGAAATAA
- the pheS gene encoding phenylalanine--tRNA ligase subunit alpha — translation MTLDDFTSACSALAAEAPARIAAADSLDAWTAVRNDLVGRTAGRLTAIMGTLGEIPKEDRRVAGQAANAVKVELERLLDERQAELATARGTGPQIDGTMPARATWQGARHPVTLVVDEIIEIFRELGFTVALGPEAEHAWYNFGALNFPADHPAMDLHDTLYLGKDTVLRTHTSPVQVRTLQAYPPPVRVLIPGTVHRRDPFDASHAPAFAQVEGLVVDEGITFADLKATLSHFARRFFGPGTKTRFRPSYFPFTEPSAEMDVSCGVCGGSGCSVCKQSGWIEILGSGLVHPAVLESAGLDSTRFTGWAFGLGPGRTALARHGIPDIRILYDSDVRFLEQFSR, via the coding sequence GTGACTCTCGACGACTTCACTTCCGCCTGTTCGGCACTCGCCGCCGAAGCCCCCGCGCGTATCGCTGCCGCCGACTCGCTCGACGCGTGGACGGCGGTGCGCAACGACCTCGTGGGACGCACCGCCGGGCGCCTGACCGCCATCATGGGAACGCTCGGCGAAATCCCCAAGGAAGACCGCCGCGTGGCAGGGCAGGCCGCCAACGCCGTGAAGGTGGAACTCGAGCGGCTCCTCGACGAACGGCAAGCCGAGTTGGCTACCGCGCGCGGCACGGGCCCGCAGATCGATGGTACCATGCCGGCACGCGCCACCTGGCAAGGCGCGCGGCATCCGGTGACGCTCGTGGTGGATGAGATTATCGAGATCTTCCGCGAGTTGGGCTTCACCGTGGCCCTTGGCCCCGAAGCCGAACACGCGTGGTATAACTTTGGCGCGCTCAACTTTCCGGCCGATCATCCGGCCATGGATTTGCACGACACCCTGTACCTCGGCAAAGACACCGTGCTGCGCACGCATACGTCACCGGTGCAAGTGCGCACGCTCCAAGCCTATCCGCCGCCGGTGCGCGTACTGATTCCTGGTACCGTGCACCGTCGCGATCCGTTTGACGCGTCGCACGCGCCGGCCTTTGCGCAGGTCGAAGGACTCGTTGTGGACGAAGGGATCACCTTTGCCGATCTCAAGGCCACGCTCTCGCACTTCGCGCGCCGCTTCTTTGGCCCGGGCACCAAAACTCGTTTCCGCCCGTCGTATTTTCCGTTCACGGAACCCAGTGCCGAAATGGACGTGAGCTGCGGTGTGTGCGGCGGATCGGGGTGCTCGGTCTGTAAGCAGTCCGGCTGGATTGAGATTCTCGGCAGCGGGCTCGTGCATCCGGCGGTGCTGGAGAGCGCGGGGCTCGACAGCACGCGCTTTACCGGCTGGGCCTTTGGCCTTGGGCCGGGGCGCACCGCACTCGCGCGCCACGGCATTCCCGACATTCGCATTCTCTACGATTCTGACGTGCGCTTTTTGGAGCAGTTCTCCCGATGA
- the rpmI gene encoding 50S ribosomal protein L35, whose product MPKMKTHKGAKKRFSVTAKGKVRRLKAYKSHILTKKTSKRKRQLRRPTTVKTNGEAKNLRRLLQA is encoded by the coding sequence ATGCCAAAGATGAAGACCCACAAGGGCGCAAAGAAGCGCTTCTCTGTGACCGCCAAGGGCAAGGTTCGCCGCCTGAAGGCTTACAAGAGCCACATCCTCACGAAGAAGACTTCCAAGCGGAAGCGGCAGCTCCGTCGTCCGACTACGGTCAAGACGAACGGTGAGGCGAAGAACCTCAGACGCCTGCTGCAGGCCTAA
- the folD gene encoding bifunctional methylenetetrahydrofolate dehydrogenase/methenyltetrahydrofolate cyclohydrolase FolD: MLAKRIDGVAVAKEIREEVGRDAAVLIARGVVPGLTVVLVGDDPASAVYVSSKEKACVAAGMKGETIRLPADTPQAELLALIDKLNADDTVHGILVQMPVPKHIDPQSVILRIAPEKDVDGFHPVNVGRVWIGESTGFAPCTPAGVMVLLERAGVSVAGKDVVVLGRSTIVGKPMTSLLVNASATVTVCHSRTKDLASHTRRADVIIAAIGKPEFLTADMVKPGAVVIDVGINRVVDPSTPKGYRIVGDVAFGPVSEVASQITPVPGGVGPMTIAMLLKNTVRAAEQRA; encoded by the coding sequence TTGCTCGCTAAACGCATTGACGGCGTGGCCGTCGCCAAGGAAATCCGTGAGGAAGTTGGGCGCGACGCGGCGGTGCTGATTGCCCGTGGCGTGGTGCCGGGGCTCACGGTGGTGTTGGTCGGTGATGATCCGGCGAGCGCGGTGTACGTGTCGTCCAAGGAAAAGGCGTGTGTGGCCGCCGGCATGAAGGGGGAGACCATTCGGTTGCCCGCCGACACGCCACAGGCGGAGCTGCTCGCGTTGATCGACAAGCTTAACGCGGATGACACGGTGCACGGCATTCTCGTGCAGATGCCGGTGCCCAAGCATATCGACCCACAGTCGGTGATTTTGCGCATCGCGCCAGAGAAGGACGTCGACGGGTTTCATCCGGTGAATGTCGGACGCGTCTGGATTGGCGAGTCCACCGGATTCGCGCCCTGCACGCCGGCGGGCGTGATGGTGCTACTCGAGCGTGCGGGCGTGTCGGTGGCCGGCAAAGATGTGGTGGTGCTTGGCCGCTCAACGATTGTCGGCAAGCCGATGACCTCGCTGCTGGTGAATGCGAGCGCGACGGTCACGGTATGCCATTCGCGCACGAAGGATCTGGCGTCGCACACGCGTCGGGCGGACGTGATCATTGCCGCCATTGGCAAGCCGGAGTTTCTCACGGCCGATATGGTCAAGCCGGGGGCGGTGGTGATTGATGTGGGCATCAATCGCGTGGTGGACCCGTCCACGCCGAAGGGGTACCGCATTGTGGGCGATGTGGCGTTTGGGCCGGTCTCTGAGGTTGCCTCACAGATCACCCCAGTGCCCGGAGGCGTCGGCCCGATGACCATCGCGATGTTGCTCAAGAACACCGTACGCGCGGCGGAGCAGCGCGCGTGA
- the rny gene encoding ribonuclease Y, producing MDPLIWLAIGLGASGVAGSAIAFFVGRKSGREAEELARRSAGDSADQIAKRIVGDAERDADGLRKQAVLAGKEEAMRAREEWETEARRRRDEIEREEKRLQERETTIDRKVDVIENRDKDLGRRASDLGRKEKAVEDKQAELDKMVSEERRRLEQLAGLSAQEAKAELVRRLEEEAHADAANRLREIRDTAKRTADREAKKIVALAVQRIAAEHTAEITVSAVSLPKDEMKGRIIGREGRNIRAFELATGVDLIIDDTPDTVVVSCFDPVRREVARLALEKLVADGRIHPGRIEEVVEKSRKEVDAGIIETGEQAAYESNVHGLHHEVIKLIGRMKWRTSYGQNILQHSKEVAWLASMMAEELGLDAAMARRGALLHDIGKVLTHEHEGTHVQLGVEVATKYGEHPLIVNCIAAHHDDVPHESEISVLVQAADAISGSRPGARREAFETYVKRLEGLEKIASSYKGVDRVFAIQAGREVRVIVNPDEVDDVRMQTLTEEIARRVETELQYPGQIKVVAIREKRSMDIAR from the coding sequence ATGGATCCCTTGATCTGGTTGGCGATCGGGCTCGGCGCGTCTGGTGTTGCCGGCTCCGCAATCGCCTTTTTTGTTGGTCGTAAGTCAGGGCGCGAGGCCGAGGAGTTGGCCCGCCGTTCCGCCGGAGATTCGGCGGATCAAATTGCCAAGCGCATTGTCGGTGACGCAGAACGCGACGCCGACGGCCTCCGCAAGCAGGCGGTGCTCGCCGGCAAGGAAGAGGCGATGCGCGCCCGCGAAGAGTGGGAGACCGAGGCACGGCGTCGCCGTGACGAAATTGAGCGCGAGGAAAAGCGGCTCCAGGAGCGCGAAACGACCATCGACCGCAAGGTCGACGTGATCGAGAATCGCGACAAGGACCTCGGGCGTCGGGCCAGCGATCTCGGCCGCAAGGAAAAGGCGGTGGAGGACAAACAGGCCGAACTCGACAAAATGGTGAGCGAGGAGCGTCGTCGGCTCGAGCAGTTGGCGGGTCTCTCCGCGCAGGAAGCCAAGGCCGAGTTGGTGCGGCGCCTCGAAGAAGAAGCGCACGCCGACGCCGCCAATCGTCTGCGCGAAATTCGTGACACCGCCAAACGCACCGCCGACCGCGAGGCCAAGAAGATTGTGGCGCTCGCCGTGCAGCGGATTGCCGCCGAACACACGGCGGAGATTACGGTCAGCGCGGTGTCGCTCCCCAAGGACGAGATGAAGGGGCGTATTATCGGCCGCGAAGGGCGCAACATTCGCGCCTTTGAATTGGCGACGGGTGTCGATCTGATTATTGACGACACGCCAGACACGGTGGTGGTGAGCTGTTTCGACCCAGTGCGCCGTGAAGTCGCGCGGCTCGCGCTCGAGAAGCTCGTCGCCGACGGACGCATCCACCCCGGTCGCATCGAAGAGGTGGTCGAAAAGTCACGCAAGGAAGTGGACGCGGGGATCATCGAGACCGGCGAGCAGGCGGCCTACGAATCCAACGTGCATGGTCTCCACCACGAAGTGATCAAGCTCATCGGGCGCATGAAGTGGCGTACGAGCTATGGGCAGAACATTCTGCAGCATTCCAAGGAAGTGGCGTGGCTGGCCTCGATGATGGCCGAGGAACTTGGCCTCGATGCGGCGATGGCCCGCCGCGGCGCGCTCCTGCACGACATTGGTAAAGTGCTCACGCACGAGCACGAGGGGACGCACGTGCAGTTGGGTGTGGAAGTGGCCACCAAGTACGGTGAGCACCCCCTGATTGTGAACTGCATTGCGGCGCACCACGACGACGTGCCACACGAGAGCGAGATTAGCGTGCTGGTGCAGGCGGCCGATGCGATTTCGGGATCACGTCCCGGCGCGCGTCGCGAGGCGTTTGAGACGTACGTCAAGCGGCTCGAAGGGTTGGAGAAAATTGCGTCGAGCTACAAAGGCGTGGATCGTGTGTTTGCGATTCAGGCCGGGCGCGAAGTGCGCGTAATCGTCAATCCGGACGAGGTGGACGACGTGCGCATGCAGACACTCACCGAGGAGATCGCTCGCCGGGTCGAGACCGAGTTGCAATATCCGGGTCAGATCAAGGTCGTAGCGATCCGTGAAAAGAGGTCCATGGACATTGCTCGCTAA
- a CDS encoding MBL fold metallo-hydrolase has protein sequence MTPSQPPAPVSRSVGRFRVHAIQAGDLMLDGGAMFGVVPKPLWERRISADARNRIPMGMRCLLIEHDIGLVLVDTGSGNKDTEKFKDMYGIVNVGSAPDGVARTWLEDGLHALGHRVEDVALVINTHLHFDHAGGNTWIDAAGVVRPTFPNARYVVQAGEHHYATHTNERTGASYFGVNWDSIIAAGRFDMIDGNREIVPGISVRRTPGHVPHHQSVVIDGGGEVACFLADVCPTSYHLPLPWIMGYDVEPLVTLESKRELFAQMDAERWLAVFEHDATHPWGRVVNEGKGYKLADE, from the coding sequence ATGACGCCTTCACAGCCGCCCGCTCCTGTCTCCCGCTCTGTTGGTCGTTTTCGCGTGCACGCCATTCAGGCTGGCGACCTGATGCTCGACGGCGGTGCGATGTTCGGTGTGGTGCCCAAACCATTGTGGGAGCGTCGCATCTCGGCCGATGCGCGCAACCGCATCCCGATGGGAATGCGCTGCCTGCTCATTGAGCACGATATCGGGCTGGTGCTCGTGGACACTGGCTCGGGAAATAAGGACACCGAGAAGTTCAAAGACATGTACGGCATCGTGAATGTCGGGAGTGCGCCGGATGGCGTGGCACGCACCTGGCTCGAAGACGGGCTGCATGCCCTCGGTCACCGGGTGGAAGACGTCGCGCTCGTGATCAACACGCATCTGCACTTTGACCATGCCGGCGGCAACACGTGGATTGATGCCGCGGGGGTCGTGCGTCCGACCTTCCCGAACGCGCGGTATGTGGTGCAGGCCGGCGAACATCATTATGCCACGCACACCAACGAGCGCACCGGTGCGAGCTATTTTGGCGTGAACTGGGATTCCATCATTGCCGCAGGGCGCTTTGACATGATCGACGGCAATCGCGAGATCGTGCCGGGTATATCGGTCCGTCGCACGCCGGGGCACGTGCCGCACCATCAGAGCGTGGTGATCGACGGAGGCGGGGAGGTGGCCTGTTTCCTCGCGGACGTCTGCCCAACGTCCTACCACCTGCCGCTGCCTTGGATCATGGGCTACGACGTGGAGCCGCTCGTGACGCTGGAGTCCAAGCGCGAGCTGTTCGCCCAGATGGACGCGGAGCGCTGGTTGGCGGTGTTCGAGCACGACGCGACGCACCCGTGGGGCCGAGTGGTGAATGAGGGGAAGGGCTATAAGTTGGCGGACGAGTAA
- the xseA gene encoding exodeoxyribonuclease VII large subunit — protein sequence MTAPGGSPEQAFTVAEFNELVKAILEGSFDALWIRGEVTNFKAHGNGHWYFTLRDKTAQLSCVVWARDVKRLPAAPDEGMQVMARGRLSVYPARGQMQFMITSLEAEGEGLWRKQFEQTRAALEKDGLLDPSRKRAIPLFPRTVAVVTSADGAALHDVVSVIQRRNPLVNVVVVPAAVQGETAPDSLVAAIERVGRWGGADVVIVGRGGGSREDLWAFNDERVARAIAACPVPTISAVGHEVDFSIADLVADLRAATPSAAAEAAVPVLAELLQAVRSLGSTVRGATVRRVRDASVVLRQRARDLSVRARRATELRRARVQNASGRLEALSPLGTLARGYAVAKGADGRALGRAAAFTPGMPFDLQLHDGLVRAEARDVQPSVVSPNSR from the coding sequence GTGACCGCACCCGGGGGATCCCCCGAGCAGGCGTTCACCGTCGCCGAGTTCAACGAACTGGTGAAGGCGATCCTCGAGGGATCTTTTGACGCGCTCTGGATTCGCGGCGAAGTCACCAACTTCAAGGCGCACGGCAACGGGCACTGGTACTTCACGTTGCGCGACAAAACCGCGCAGCTCTCGTGTGTGGTGTGGGCGCGCGATGTGAAACGCCTGCCCGCAGCGCCGGACGAAGGGATGCAGGTGATGGCGCGTGGACGCCTCTCGGTGTATCCGGCGCGTGGACAGATGCAGTTCATGATCACCTCGCTCGAAGCGGAGGGCGAGGGGCTCTGGCGCAAACAGTTTGAGCAAACGCGCGCCGCACTCGAGAAGGACGGGCTGCTGGATCCCTCGCGCAAGCGCGCGATTCCGCTCTTCCCGCGCACGGTGGCCGTGGTCACCAGTGCCGACGGCGCGGCGTTGCACGATGTGGTGTCGGTAATTCAGCGGCGCAATCCGCTCGTGAACGTGGTGGTGGTGCCAGCGGCGGTGCAGGGGGAGACCGCGCCGGATTCGCTCGTGGCGGCGATCGAACGCGTAGGCCGTTGGGGCGGTGCCGACGTCGTCATTGTGGGCCGCGGGGGCGGGTCGCGCGAAGATTTGTGGGCGTTCAACGACGAACGAGTGGCGCGTGCGATTGCGGCGTGCCCCGTGCCGACGATCTCAGCGGTGGGACACGAAGTGGATTTCAGTATTGCGGACCTCGTGGCGGATTTGCGCGCGGCCACGCCGAGCGCGGCGGCCGAGGCAGCGGTGCCCGTGCTCGCCGAACTCCTGCAGGCCGTGCGGTCGCTCGGTAGCACGGTTCGCGGTGCCACGGTGCGGCGGGTACGCGATGCGTCGGTCGTGTTGCGGCAGCGCGCGCGCGATCTCTCGGTGCGGGCGCGCCGCGCAACGGAGCTGCGTCGCGCGCGCGTGCAGAACGCCTCGGGCCGGCTCGAGGCACTGAGTCCGCTCGGCACACTGGCGCGCGGCTATGCGGTGGCGAAGGGGGCCGATGGGCGCGCGCTTGGTCGCGCGGCCGCGTTTACGCCGGGGATGCCCTTTGATCTGCAGTTGCACGATGGGCTGGTGCGCGCTGAGGCGCGCGACGTGCAGCCGTCCGTTGTCTCTCCTAATTCTCGCTGA
- the pheT gene encoding phenylalanine--tRNA ligase subunit beta: MNISHGWLKAFLPHTLTPEQLRDLLTAHVATVEGLSRTRADLAPFVVARVVESEKIPDTKLSFNKVDDGSGTLLEVVCGAPNVTVGTIYPFARSGTLMPAGFTIEKKKIRGFTSNGMLCSARELGLGEEHDGILALDTDAAPGTPLLEVLPLSDVVLEVDVLPNRPDLLSHLGVAREVAALTGIAHRLPEELDTLAPVPAPAASGASEASVGGITVRIEDLIGAPRYFAVVIRGVKVGPSPEWLVKRLEAIGSRSINNVVDATNYVLHGFGQPTHAFDLAKLSRHTVVVRRAKAGETLVTLDGAERKLTPEMLVIADADRAIAIAGVMGGRDSEVTDTTTDILLEVASFSAPLVRATRRALGMSSDASYRFERGIDDVATGEMARLCAGLIARLAGATVESVLSVGAAPAPRTAVSLDAARVSRLLGDSIPATETRALLTGIGFAMVEASAGVYAVTPPSWRHDVSRDVDLIEDVARLRGYDRLPDTLVGARPGTVPDHPLHVVSVRVRDALTAAGLLETKPLPYTRSDDDSLVRVDNPLANDEPFLRTSLVETLSRRAEYNLSRMQGNLRLFEVGTSFIKDGAALVREEIRVGALLMGLRRPVHFTEPQPPVFDAWDAKALAEVMARAAWPGARVALVKPEGEAAGALTPLWRVEVDGTRVGVVGQLTLDAPAWAAATFGIELTLGEMSAAYVAPPGTHNYDAPRPASAAGVPLRYLPLPVTPAADFDLALLVPDALDAAEVEAVIRDASGDMLERLVLFDEFRGTGVPAGKRSLAWRLTFRHPERTLRDKEIDGRRSQLLKTLEQKLNVVPRTA; encoded by the coding sequence ATGAACATCTCGCACGGTTGGCTCAAGGCATTCCTTCCGCATACGCTCACCCCTGAGCAGCTGCGCGATCTTCTCACTGCGCATGTGGCGACGGTGGAGGGGCTCTCGCGCACGCGCGCTGACCTGGCGCCCTTCGTGGTGGCTCGCGTGGTGGAAAGCGAAAAGATTCCTGACACCAAACTCTCGTTCAATAAAGTGGACGACGGGAGCGGCACGTTGCTCGAGGTGGTGTGCGGCGCGCCGAATGTGACGGTGGGCACGATCTATCCGTTTGCGCGCAGTGGCACGCTGATGCCTGCGGGCTTCACGATCGAAAAGAAAAAGATTCGCGGTTTCACCTCCAACGGCATGCTCTGTTCGGCGCGCGAACTCGGGTTGGGCGAGGAGCATGACGGTATTCTCGCGCTCGACACGGACGCCGCGCCGGGGACGCCGTTGCTCGAGGTGTTGCCGCTCTCGGATGTGGTGCTCGAAGTGGATGTATTGCCGAATCGTCCTGACTTGCTCTCGCATCTTGGCGTGGCGCGCGAAGTCGCAGCGCTCACGGGAATCGCGCACCGACTCCCCGAGGAACTCGATACGCTCGCGCCGGTGCCGGCGCCCGCGGCGTCGGGCGCGTCGGAGGCGAGTGTCGGTGGTATCACGGTCCGCATTGAGGACCTCATCGGTGCGCCGCGCTATTTCGCCGTGGTCATTCGCGGCGTGAAGGTGGGTCCGAGTCCGGAATGGCTCGTGAAGCGGCTCGAGGCCATTGGGTCGCGGTCGATTAACAACGTGGTGGACGCCACCAACTACGTGCTGCACGGTTTTGGCCAGCCCACGCACGCGTTCGATCTCGCCAAGCTCTCGCGTCACACGGTTGTCGTGCGTCGCGCGAAGGCGGGGGAGACGCTGGTCACACTCGATGGCGCAGAGCGCAAGCTCACGCCGGAGATGCTGGTGATTGCCGACGCCGATCGCGCCATTGCGATTGCGGGCGTCATGGGCGGACGCGACAGTGAAGTGACCGACACAACGACCGACATCCTGCTCGAGGTGGCGAGTTTCTCTGCGCCGCTGGTGCGCGCCACGCGGCGTGCGCTGGGGATGTCGTCCGACGCGAGCTATCGTTTTGAGCGCGGCATTGATGATGTCGCGACCGGCGAGATGGCGCGCCTGTGCGCCGGGCTGATTGCGCGCCTTGCTGGTGCAACGGTCGAGTCCGTGCTGTCTGTCGGCGCGGCGCCGGCGCCCCGTACAGCGGTGTCACTCGATGCGGCGCGCGTTTCTCGTTTGCTCGGCGACTCCATTCCTGCTACCGAAACGCGAGCACTGCTGACGGGTATCGGGTTCGCGATGGTCGAAGCCAGTGCCGGCGTGTACGCCGTGACGCCACCGTCGTGGCGCCATGATGTGTCGCGCGACGTGGATTTGATTGAAGACGTCGCACGTCTGCGCGGCTACGACCGACTCCCCGACACACTCGTGGGCGCGCGCCCCGGCACGGTGCCGGATCATCCGTTGCATGTGGTGTCGGTCCGAGTGCGTGACGCACTCACTGCCGCCGGATTGCTCGAAACAAAACCGCTCCCGTACACGCGCTCCGACGATGATTCGCTCGTGCGCGTGGACAATCCGCTTGCCAACGACGAACCGTTCCTGCGCACCTCCCTCGTGGAGACGCTGTCACGACGGGCCGAGTATAACCTCTCGCGCATGCAGGGCAACTTGCGGCTGTTCGAGGTTGGGACGTCGTTCATCAAGGACGGCGCGGCACTCGTTCGCGAAGAGATTCGCGTGGGGGCGCTGCTCATGGGTTTGCGTCGTCCCGTGCACTTCACGGAACCGCAGCCGCCGGTGTTCGACGCGTGGGACGCCAAGGCCCTCGCCGAGGTGATGGCGCGCGCCGCCTGGCCGGGCGCACGCGTTGCATTGGTCAAGCCGGAAGGGGAAGCGGCTGGCGCGCTGACGCCGCTCTGGCGCGTTGAGGTGGATGGAACGCGTGTGGGTGTGGTTGGGCAGCTGACGCTCGACGCGCCCGCATGGGCGGCGGCGACATTCGGGATTGAACTCACGCTCGGCGAGATGTCGGCCGCGTATGTGGCACCGCCGGGTACGCACAACTATGACGCGCCGCGCCCAGCCTCGGCCGCGGGTGTGCCGTTGCGCTACCTGCCGTTGCCGGTGACGCCAGCCGCCGACTTTGATCTGGCGCTCTTGGTGCCCGACGCCCTTGATGCCGCCGAGGTGGAGGCGGTCATTCGGGACGCGAGTGGCGACATGCTCGAGCGCCTGGTGCTGTTTGACGAATTCCGCGGCACCGGCGTGCCCGCGGGGAAGCGGTCGTTGGCGTGGCGGTTGACCTTCCGCCATCCGGAGCGCACTCTACGCGACAAGGAGATCGACGGACGTCGGTCCCAGTTGCTCAAGACGTTGGAGCAGAAACTGAATGTCGTCCCCCGTACGGCCTGA
- a CDS encoding exonuclease domain-containing protein — protein sequence MTHQPQRPLPEDGTAFDQVPFVVVDVETTGGSALAGHRVTEVAAVIVERGVVRDAFHSLVNPRRSIPPFITGLTGIDDAMVRNAPGFDEIAGGLAEQLVGRVFVAHNAKFDWGFLSSEFGRLAPTVLGAADPLSQLATAQLCTVRLARRLLQHLPRRNLDAMCVHYGVTIEHRHRAAGDARATAQVLLALLQDAERQGVYTFEALQRMLAGGTGVARRRRRALPAPGDGADGA from the coding sequence GTGACTCACCAACCTCAGCGTCCACTCCCAGAGGACGGCACCGCCTTTGATCAGGTGCCCTTTGTTGTTGTGGACGTCGAGACCACGGGCGGGAGCGCGCTTGCTGGGCATCGCGTGACTGAGGTCGCCGCAGTCATCGTGGAGCGAGGTGTGGTGCGCGATGCGTTCCATTCCTTGGTCAATCCTCGGCGCTCGATTCCTCCCTTTATCACCGGTCTCACGGGGATCGACGATGCGATGGTGCGGAACGCTCCGGGCTTCGACGAGATTGCTGGCGGACTGGCGGAGCAACTGGTGGGACGCGTGTTCGTGGCACATAACGCCAAGTTCGACTGGGGTTTTCTCTCCTCCGAGTTTGGGCGGCTCGCCCCCACCGTCCTCGGAGCGGCCGATCCGTTGTCGCAGTTGGCCACGGCGCAGCTGTGCACCGTGCGCCTCGCGCGGCGGTTGCTCCAGCATTTACCCCGCCGCAACCTCGACGCGATGTGCGTGCACTACGGCGTGACGATTGAGCACCGGCACCGTGCGGCGGGCGATGCCCGCGCCACGGCGCAGGTGTTGCTGGCGCTGCTGCAGGACGCGGAACGGCAGGGGGTGTACACGTTTGAGGCGTTGCAGCGGATGCTCGCCGGTGGAACGGGAGTCGCGCGCCGTCGTCGTCGCGCCCTGCCGGCGCCGGGGGATGGCGCAGACGGCGCGTAG